In one Trueperaceae bacterium genomic region, the following are encoded:
- the nusB gene encoding transcription antitermination factor NusB has translation MGRRQARELAFRTLFQSERGAEPLLDVWRSVRVELAEESEEPEDAVYGDALDHSDLAFAEELLTAYEGDRERLDAELAAAITGWSFGQMSQTDLNVLRIAVTEMRHTGGAPEVAIEMAVRLAKKFGGDESGRFVNGVLAKLHRLGSAGASGAAVGVGEDDEPRG, from the coding sequence GTGGGTAGACGCCAGGCGCGTGAGCTGGCGTTCCGCACGTTGTTCCAGTCCGAGCGCGGCGCCGAGCCGCTCCTCGACGTCTGGCGGAGCGTGCGGGTGGAGCTGGCGGAGGAGAGCGAGGAGCCGGAGGACGCCGTCTACGGCGACGCCCTCGACCACTCCGACCTGGCGTTCGCCGAGGAGCTGCTCACGGCCTACGAGGGCGATCGTGAGCGCCTCGACGCCGAGTTGGCCGCTGCCATCACCGGCTGGTCGTTCGGCCAGATGTCCCAGACCGACCTCAACGTCCTCCGCATCGCCGTCACGGAGATGCGGCACACCGGCGGCGCGCCGGAGGTGGCCATCGAGATGGCCGTCCGGCTGGCCAAGAAGTTCGGCGGCGACGAGTCGGGCCGGTTCGTGAACGGCGTCCTCGCCAAGCTGCACCGCCTCGGTTCGGCCGGCGCGAGCGGGGCGGCGGTGGGAGTAGGGGAGGACGATGAGCCGCGCGGCTGA
- a CDS encoding Asp23/Gls24 family envelope stress response protein — protein MTRAPDLAISADVLLNIAQLALEQVGGVRPTVPPARVGEILGGRRARGIAIEREEDDVWVDLALAVDYGSEIPKVAAAVQAAVREAIVSMTGLNVRSVNVAVESVELPDEVAERG, from the coding sequence ATGACCCGGGCACCCGACCTGGCCATCTCCGCCGACGTGCTCCTCAACATCGCCCAACTGGCGCTGGAGCAGGTGGGTGGGGTGAGGCCGACCGTGCCGCCGGCGCGGGTCGGTGAGATCCTCGGCGGTAGGCGCGCCAGGGGGATCGCGATCGAACGGGAAGAGGACGACGTGTGGGTCGACCTCGCCCTCGCCGTGGACTACGGCAGCGAGATCCCCAAGGTGGCCGCCGCGGTGCAGGCGGCGGTGCGGGAGGCCATCGTCTCCATGACCGGCCTGAACGTGCGCAGTGTGAACGTGGCCGTCGAGAGCGTGGAGCTGCCGGACGAGGTCGCCGAGCGTGGGTAG
- the accC gene encoding acetyl-CoA carboxylase biotin carboxylase subunit: MFRKILIANRGEIALRVLRAARELGVQAVVAYSQVDEKSLPVLLADESICIGPAPAAESYLNVRNLLAAALVSGAEAIHPGYGFLAENAEFAAMCEEHGLTFIGPRPENISRIGDKASARALAVEAGVPITPGSEPLRDLADATHFADAIGFPLILKASAGGGGRGMRVVHSHADLERQFLNAAEEARVAFGNPELYMEKYLEEPKHIEIQVFGDGNGKVVHLFDRDCSIQRRYQKVLEEGPSSLEPELRERIAQAAVKLASHIGYRGAGTCEFLVDRSGGFYFSEMNTRIQVEHPVTEMITQTDLVAEQLRVAAGQGLSFEQSKLEVRGHAIEVRVNAEDPDHDFRPSAGVITDVHWPGGPGIRVDSHVYAGYRIPPTYDSLVAKIIAWAPSRPEAIARMERALKETVIEGVKTTVPFHLKVLDNAFFRRGAVYTNFIARRMSS; the protein is encoded by the coding sequence ATGTTCCGCAAGATCCTGATCGCCAACCGCGGCGAGATCGCGCTGCGCGTGTTGCGCGCCGCTCGCGAGCTCGGGGTGCAGGCCGTCGTCGCCTACTCGCAGGTCGACGAGAAGTCGCTGCCCGTGCTGCTGGCAGACGAGTCCATCTGCATCGGACCGGCGCCGGCGGCCGAGAGCTACCTGAACGTGAGGAACCTGCTCGCAGCGGCCCTCGTCAGCGGGGCGGAGGCGATCCATCCCGGCTACGGTTTCCTCGCCGAGAACGCCGAGTTCGCCGCGATGTGCGAGGAGCACGGTCTCACGTTCATCGGGCCGCGCCCCGAGAACATCTCCCGCATCGGCGACAAGGCCTCGGCGCGGGCGCTGGCCGTGGAGGCCGGCGTGCCGATCACGCCTGGGAGCGAACCACTGCGCGACCTCGCGGACGCCACCCACTTCGCGGACGCCATCGGCTTCCCCCTCATCCTCAAGGCCTCGGCCGGAGGCGGCGGCCGCGGCATGCGGGTCGTGCATAGCCACGCCGACCTGGAGCGGCAGTTCCTGAACGCGGCCGAGGAGGCCCGGGTGGCGTTCGGCAACCCGGAGCTCTACATGGAGAAGTACCTGGAGGAACCGAAGCACATCGAGATCCAGGTCTTCGGTGACGGCAACGGCAAGGTGGTGCACCTGTTCGACCGCGACTGTTCCATCCAACGCCGCTACCAGAAGGTGCTGGAGGAGGGTCCCAGCTCGCTCGAGCCCGAGCTGAGGGAACGGATCGCGCAGGCGGCGGTGAAGCTGGCGAGCCACATCGGCTACCGGGGGGCGGGGACGTGCGAGTTCCTCGTTGACCGCTCGGGCGGCTTCTACTTCTCCGAGATGAACACCCGCATCCAGGTCGAGCACCCGGTCACGGAGATGATCACTCAGACCGACCTGGTGGCTGAGCAGTTGCGGGTGGCCGCGGGGCAGGGGCTGAGCTTCGAGCAGTCGAAGCTGGAGGTGCGCGGTCACGCCATCGAGGTGCGCGTGAACGCCGAGGACCCGGATCACGACTTCCGGCCCAGCGCCGGGGTGATCACGGACGTCCACTGGCCGGGCGGGCCCGGCATCCGCGTCGACTCGCACGTCTACGCGGGTTACCGCATCCCGCCGACCTACGACAGCCTCGTGGCCAAGATCATCGCCTGGGCGCCCAGCCGGCCCGAGGCGATCGCCCGCATGGAACGGGCGCTCAAGGAGACGGTGATCGAGGGCGTGAAGACGACGGTGCCGTTCCACCTCAAGGTGCTCGACAACGCCTTCTTCAGGCGAGGCGCCGTCTACACCAACTTCATCGCGCGTAGGATGAGCTCATGA